From the Nitrobacter hamburgensis X14 genome, one window contains:
- a CDS encoding protein-L-isoaspartate(D-aspartate) O-methyltransferase translates to MRNPASKEVPSNEGISFSSLRRQMVENHIAARGVRDELVLDAMRRVRRELFVPERLREFAYEDAPLPIAGEQTISQPYIVAFMVEALLLTGNERVLEIGAGSGYAAAILSEIAADVYTVEQLGPLAEKAAGLLAELGYDNVHVLHGDGTKGWPEHAPYDAIVVAAGGPQVPEALKQQLKIGGRLVIPVGADPRSQELVRVTRISADEYRSEDIADVRFVPLIGEGGWATARGSGRRKARGELHSIYSHEETLVRNLADAAESFSSIEAADLKPLMDRIGSARIVLLGEATHGTSEFYRMRERITRDLIIKKEFRFVAIEADWPDAARVDHYVRHFQYPPSEWTAFARFPTWMWRNTEVHDFVSWLRKHNGTVERNERIAFHGLDLYSLYDSIRSVLNYLDEVDPDSARVARERYGCLTPWQRDPATYGHAALTSSYPTCESHVVRALTDLLAKRQAYAEHDGERFLDAEQNARLITNAERYYRIMYYGSRASWNLRDSHMFATLKNLLAFHGPGSKAIVWAHNSHVGNAEATEMAARGEHNLGQLCRKAFGAQAYLVGFGTHSGTVAAASKWDGPMEIKTVRLALPKSYEQLCHATGLARFMLGLRGRDDLCGPAGLGKERLERAIGVIYRPETERASHYFQASLPRQFDEYIWFDNTRAVAPLETAMIKGLPDTYPFGV, encoded by the coding sequence ATGAGAAATCCGGCCTCCAAAGAAGTTCCTTCCAATGAAGGGATTTCGTTTTCGTCTCTTCGAAGGCAGATGGTTGAAAACCATATAGCTGCGCGTGGCGTCCGCGACGAGCTGGTGCTCGATGCCATGCGTCGGGTGCGGCGCGAATTGTTTGTGCCGGAGAGGCTTCGTGAATTCGCCTATGAGGACGCGCCGCTTCCGATTGCCGGAGAGCAAACGATTTCTCAACCCTACATCGTTGCCTTCATGGTTGAAGCCTTGTTGCTGACGGGCAACGAAAGGGTACTCGAAATCGGCGCCGGATCCGGTTACGCCGCCGCGATATTGTCGGAGATAGCGGCCGACGTCTACACCGTGGAACAGCTCGGCCCGCTTGCCGAGAAGGCAGCGGGCTTACTCGCTGAACTCGGCTATGACAATGTTCACGTTCTGCATGGCGACGGCACAAAAGGATGGCCTGAGCACGCGCCCTATGATGCGATCGTCGTGGCTGCGGGCGGGCCGCAGGTTCCGGAAGCCCTCAAGCAACAGTTGAAAATTGGCGGCCGGCTGGTGATTCCGGTTGGCGCAGACCCTCGTAGTCAGGAATTGGTACGGGTCACCCGGATTTCGGCGGACGAGTACCGTAGTGAAGACATTGCCGATGTTCGCTTCGTTCCGTTGATCGGAGAGGGGGGATGGGCAACGGCCAGAGGAAGCGGCCGTAGGAAAGCGCGCGGCGAACTGCATTCAATCTATTCGCACGAGGAGACCCTGGTTCGTAATCTGGCGGACGCTGCAGAATCGTTTTCATCGATCGAGGCAGCCGATCTCAAGCCGCTGATGGATCGGATCGGGTCGGCGCGCATCGTCCTGTTGGGCGAAGCAACCCACGGCACCTCGGAATTCTATCGGATGCGCGAGCGCATTACCCGCGATCTTATCATCAAGAAGGAATTTCGCTTTGTTGCCATCGAGGCCGATTGGCCGGATGCCGCGCGCGTCGATCACTACGTGCGGCACTTTCAATATCCACCGTCTGAATGGACTGCGTTTGCCCGGTTTCCGACCTGGATGTGGCGAAATACCGAGGTGCACGACTTCGTAAGCTGGCTACGCAAGCATAACGGCACAGTCGAACGCAACGAGCGTATCGCGTTTCATGGTCTCGATCTCTACAGCCTCTACGATTCGATCCGATCGGTCTTGAACTATCTCGATGAAGTTGATCCGGACTCTGCGCGGGTCGCTCGTGAACGCTATGGTTGCCTCACGCCATGGCAGCGCGATCCGGCGACGTACGGCCATGCGGCGTTGACCAGCTCCTATCCGACGTGCGAGTCGCACGTAGTACGTGCGCTTACCGACCTTCTTGCGAAACGTCAGGCCTATGCCGAGCACGACGGTGAACGGTTTCTCGACGCAGAACAGAACGCGCGCCTCATCACCAACGCGGAACGCTACTATCGCATCATGTATTACGGCTCGCGCGCGTCCTGGAATTTGCGCGACAGCCACATGTTCGCAACACTGAAAAATTTGCTCGCGTTTCACGGTCCGGGCAGCAAGGCCATCGTATGGGCGCACAACTCCCATGTTGGCAACGCCGAAGCGACCGAAATGGCCGCGCGGGGCGAGCACAATCTGGGTCAACTCTGCCGCAAAGCATTTGGCGCGCAGGCTTATCTGGTCGGATTTGGAACTCATAGCGGGACGGTTGCTGCGGCATCGAAATGGGATGGGCCGATGGAGATCAAAACCGTGCGGCTGGCGCTTCCGAAGAGTTACGAACAGTTGTGTCACGCGACCGGGCTGGCGCGTTTCATGCTGGGTCTGCGCGGCCGCGATGATCTTTGCGGGCCAGCCGGTCTTGGCAAGGAACGTCTCGAACGGGCGATCGGCGTCATCTACCGGCCAGAAACCGAACGTGCAAGCCACTATTTTCAAGCCAGTCTGCCGCGGCAGTTCGATGAGTATATCTGGTTCGACAACACTCGCGCAGTGGCTCCGCTGGAGACGGCGATGATCAAGGGCCTTCCGGATACATATCCGTTTGGCGTGTGA
- a CDS encoding host attachment protein, whose protein sequence is MFRIPRDALVFVGDGRKALFLRNVGDALSVNLKTEKVFEDTNPMTREQGSDRPGRVIESSPPNRKSAVEQTDWHDIEEHQFARTVAAAMEQMIRTSKATTLIVVAPPKTLGDLRTAFHPEVKACIVAEINKDLTKHSVGEIEKHLMSDGST, encoded by the coding sequence ATGTTTAGAATTCCACGTGATGCGTTGGTATTTGTCGGCGACGGTCGAAAGGCGTTGTTTCTGCGAAATGTCGGCGATGCTTTATCCGTCAATCTCAAAACAGAGAAAGTCTTTGAAGACACAAATCCGATGACTCGCGAGCAAGGGAGCGATCGACCGGGACGGGTCATCGAATCCTCACCGCCCAATCGCAAGAGCGCTGTCGAGCAGACTGATTGGCATGATATCGAGGAGCATCAGTTCGCGCGAACGGTCGCGGCGGCTATGGAGCAGATGATCCGAACGAGCAAGGCGACGACTCTCATCGTGGTTGCACCGCCAAAAACGTTGGGCGACTTGCGGACCGCCTTCCATCCTGAGGTGAAGGCTTGCATTGTCGCCGAGATAAACAAGGACCTGACCAAGCATTCGGTCGGTGAAATTGAAAAGCATCTTATGAGTGATGGTTCGACCTGA
- a CDS encoding cation transporting ATPase C-terminal domain-containing protein — protein sequence MAREASDIVRLADRFPSIIGGIKARPPDFCKSAQGVYLHHGNPHSHRRAGITAGAVCAASAFLSYARRSARTCQCSLVFETEPPTAEIMRQPPRNDITLFGRRELLLSLAQGIMILTTAFSIYYGLFHFGYEVTEARTVAVALL from the coding sequence GTGGCTCGGGAAGCGTCCGACATCGTCCGGCTGGCCGACCGCTTTCCGTCCATCATTGGTGGCATCAAAGCTCGGCCGCCCGATTTCTGCAAATCTGCGCAAGGCGTTTATCTACATCACGGCAACCCACATTCCCATCGCCGGGCTGGCATTACTGCCGGTGCTGTTTGCGCTGCCTCCGCTTTTCTTTCCTATGCACGTCGTTCTGCTCGAACTTGCCAGTGCTCGCTCGTGTTCGAAACCGAGCCCCCGACGGCGGAAATCATGCGACAGCCGCCGCGAAACGATATCACCCTGTTCGGGCGTCGGGAATTGTTGCTCAGTCTCGCCCAGGGAATAATGATTCTGACCACGGCCTTTTCGATCTACTACGGCCTGTTTCACTTCGGATACGAAGTCACCGAAGCGCGCACCGTGGCGGTCGCGCTGCTTTGA
- a CDS encoding CBS domain-containing protein gives MKARDVMVSPVIAAGEDATVQDVAKTMIARRISAVPIVDKAGKLVGIVTEADLIHRIEVGTERPYSWWLHMLSGDRTMAEGYVKSHARKITDIMTREVKTADPETPLIDIAELFETNGIKRVPIVNQAGDLIGIVSRANIIQAVASARPHFEIMLSDAAIRQKLMEELKKQPWAHTHKLNVTVTHGIVDLWGMAESEQVRKAIYTVAVNVPGVDAVNDHLIQEPVFIY, from the coding sequence ATGAAAGCGCGTGACGTAATGGTGTCGCCGGTTATCGCGGCCGGAGAGGATGCAACCGTGCAAGACGTGGCGAAGACAATGATTGCCAGACGCATCAGCGCCGTACCCATCGTCGACAAAGCAGGAAAGCTCGTCGGAATCGTCACCGAAGCTGACCTAATACATCGCATCGAGGTGGGGACTGAACGCCCCTACTCCTGGTGGCTGCATATGCTATCCGGAGATCGGACGATGGCAGAGGGCTATGTCAAGTCTCATGCCAGAAAGATCACGGACATCATGACACGAGAGGTCAAGACAGCCGATCCCGAAACGCCTCTGATTGACATTGCCGAGCTGTTCGAAACGAACGGCATCAAGCGAGTGCCCATTGTCAACCAAGCGGGCGACCTGATCGGCATTGTCAGTCGCGCAAATATCATCCAGGCCGTGGCGAGTGCCCGGCCACACTTCGAGATCATGCTGTCGGACGCTGCGATCCGTCAGAAGTTGATGGAAGAACTCAAGAAACAACCGTGGGCGCACACCCACAAACTCAATGTCACCGTCACCCACGGGATTGTCGATTTGTGGGGTATGGCCGAGTCCGAGCAGGTCAGAAAGGCGATCTACACCGTGGCGGTAAACGTGCCTGGAGTGGACGCTGTCAACGACCACCTCATTCAGGAGCCGGTGTTTATTTACTGA
- a CDS encoding universal stress protein: protein MSYATLMVWVSVDDVSKQFVRVAVGVADKFGAKLLGLSTVAIMPPVVAGGVMIVDNATEFDIAKMKASLAEAGNKVQAAAGVSRRVEWRSAIEFPTLALIGEARCADLILVERDRSGDIYRTVDLGAAILGAGRPFLVVPAAVKSLAADHIVIGWKDTREARRAVQDALPFLHEAKRVTILEICEKDQMDTARHHVDDVVRYLEQHRIKAERRVEIQARGSGADQIIGLAEDEGADLLVTGAYGHSRLNEWIFGGMTRDLLTSSPICCLMSQ, encoded by the coding sequence ATGTCCTATGCAACGCTGATGGTTTGGGTCAGTGTCGACGACGTCTCGAAACAGTTCGTTAGAGTCGCAGTGGGTGTGGCAGACAAATTCGGAGCCAAGCTCCTTGGATTGTCGACCGTTGCGATTATGCCGCCGGTTGTCGCCGGGGGTGTTATGATCGTCGACAACGCGACGGAATTCGATATCGCAAAGATGAAAGCCAGTCTTGCGGAGGCTGGAAACAAGGTTCAAGCAGCTGCCGGAGTTAGCCGTCGGGTCGAATGGCGATCAGCCATCGAGTTTCCCACGCTGGCGTTGATCGGCGAAGCGCGATGTGCTGATTTGATCCTCGTCGAAAGAGATAGATCGGGCGATATCTACCGGACCGTCGATCTTGGTGCGGCCATTTTGGGAGCTGGCCGTCCATTCCTGGTGGTACCTGCGGCAGTGAAATCCCTGGCCGCTGACCACATCGTGATCGGATGGAAGGACACGCGGGAGGCGCGGCGAGCGGTTCAGGATGCATTGCCGTTTCTTCACGAAGCAAAACGCGTGACCATCCTGGAGATATGTGAGAAGGATCAGATGGACACCGCGCGCCATCATGTTGACGACGTCGTCCGCTACCTCGAGCAGCACAGGATCAAGGCCGAACGTCGGGTTGAAATACAAGCCCGCGGGTCTGGTGCGGATCAGATCATCGGATTGGCAGAGGACGAAGGAGCTGATCTCCTGGTCACCGGAGCCTACGGCCATAGCCGACTCAATGAATGGATCTTTGGTGGGATGACCCGCGATCTACTAACGTCGAGCCCGATCTGCTGCCTGATGTCTCAGTGA
- a CDS encoding acyltransferase family protein: protein MDQNRTDASRVPALDLLRLAAVAAVILYHYGFWGPASHGAPQVAMPALAPVAQYGFLGVPVFFAISGFVIAYSAEGRTALGFAIARFSRIYPTFVLCMTLTFAAVLLFGADHFEVTARQWFANLFIAAPLLGQPYIDTSYWSLVIEVVFYTWVAVFMALGLFPRRIDAIIIVWLAITFANELTIDAPIFEKMFMADDSGFFAVGLLIYQHYRGRRDARWWALSALALGTAIFQAVHKLERLGVHTNGSFDPKVVAAICVVSLGIVLLATRVKRVPLPAKLVLAAGGITYPLYLLHMQFGYVIFNTLAPQRNVALFVGTIIAGAFTLAYVVWRFFDRPAHHRTKIVLLGHANRFGWLTGPRGSTGEVRSV from the coding sequence GTGGACCAGAACCGGACGGATGCTTCGCGGGTGCCCGCGCTCGACCTGCTGCGGCTCGCCGCCGTGGCGGCCGTGATCCTGTATCACTATGGCTTCTGGGGGCCGGCTTCGCACGGCGCACCTCAGGTGGCCATGCCGGCGCTGGCGCCGGTGGCGCAATACGGATTTCTCGGTGTCCCGGTCTTCTTCGCGATCAGCGGCTTCGTCATCGCCTACTCGGCGGAAGGGCGCACCGCCCTCGGTTTTGCCATCGCCCGCTTCAGCCGCATCTATCCGACGTTCGTCCTCTGCATGACGCTGACGTTCGCGGCGGTCCTCCTGTTTGGCGCCGACCATTTCGAGGTGACAGCGCGGCAGTGGTTCGCCAACCTGTTCATCGCGGCGCCGTTGCTCGGCCAGCCCTATATCGACACGTCTTACTGGTCGCTGGTGATCGAAGTGGTGTTCTACACCTGGGTCGCCGTCTTTATGGCACTTGGACTGTTTCCACGCCGGATCGACGCGATCATTATCGTTTGGCTCGCGATCACCTTCGCCAACGAACTAACGATCGACGCGCCGATCTTCGAGAAGATGTTCATGGCCGACGACAGTGGATTCTTCGCGGTCGGTCTCCTTATCTACCAGCACTATCGCGGCCGTCGTGACGCGCGCTGGTGGGCGCTGTCGGCGCTGGCGCTCGGAACGGCCATTTTTCAGGCTGTCCACAAGCTCGAACGTCTTGGCGTACACACCAATGGATCCTTCGATCCCAAAGTGGTTGCCGCAATATGCGTCGTGTCGCTTGGAATCGTGCTCCTCGCCACACGGGTCAAGCGCGTACCACTACCGGCCAAGTTAGTGCTGGCCGCAGGAGGCATCACCTATCCGCTCTATCTGCTGCACATGCAATTCGGGTACGTCATTTTCAACACGCTCGCCCCACAGCGGAATGTCGCACTTTTCGTCGGCACCATCATCGCCGGCGCATTCACACTCGCTTACGTCGTCTGGCGCTTCTTCGATCGACCGGCACACCATCGGACCAAAATTGTCCTCTTGGGTCATGCAAACAGGTTCGGGTGGTTGACCGGTCCTAGGGGCTCAACAGGCGAAGTTCGCTCCGTCTGA
- the chrA gene encoding chromate efflux transporter produces MVLADPENCRHRILIGEWTFVSNLNSSNETGTGRAARLGSPLEVLRIFLKLGLSCFGGPIAHIGYFRDEFVVRRKWIDEHAFADLVGLCQLLPGPSSSQVGFSIGLMRAGYLGALAAWSGFTLPSAAILVVFAYSARALSGSVGAGLLHGLRLTAVAIVAQAVWDMARNLCPDLERASIAVMVTLIILSFATSVAQIGAIVLGGLAGLWLCRNEAQTPSGQVDSPVSRSVGLVALAMFFLLLAVLPALRSLTVSSSVALFDASYRSGALVFGGGHVVLPFLREAFVAPGWLTDDAFLAGYGAAQAVPGPLFTFAAYLGAVVSPEPHGLAGASLGLIGIFLPGMLILLGALPFWDSFRKRVGAQAMMRGVNAAVVGVLGAALYNPVWTTTIHAPADFGIALVGFVPLTVWRVPPLVVVAFSAAAGAAAAFL; encoded by the coding sequence ATGGTGCTGGCCGACCCAGAAAATTGCCGCCATCGAATTCTAATTGGAGAGTGGACGTTTGTGAGCAACCTCAACTCCTCGAACGAAACAGGTACTGGACGCGCGGCGAGGCTCGGTTCACCTCTGGAGGTACTCCGGATTTTTCTTAAGCTCGGACTGTCCTGCTTCGGCGGCCCGATCGCCCACATTGGTTACTTCCGCGATGAGTTCGTTGTGCGCCGGAAGTGGATAGACGAACATGCCTTCGCCGATCTCGTCGGGCTTTGCCAGCTCCTGCCGGGCCCCTCCAGCAGCCAGGTCGGTTTCTCGATCGGGCTGATGCGGGCAGGCTATCTCGGCGCACTTGCCGCCTGGAGCGGCTTCACCCTGCCATCGGCCGCTATCCTCGTCGTCTTCGCATATTCCGCCCGCGCCCTGAGCGGATCGGTGGGCGCCGGGCTGCTGCATGGGCTGAGGCTGACGGCGGTCGCTATCGTCGCGCAAGCGGTTTGGGACATGGCGCGCAACCTCTGTCCCGACCTTGAGCGCGCGTCGATCGCCGTGATGGTAACACTTATCATCCTGTCCTTTGCAACGTCAGTCGCCCAGATTGGAGCGATCGTGCTCGGCGGGCTCGCCGGTCTCTGGCTGTGTCGCAACGAAGCACAGACTCCTTCGGGACAGGTCGATAGCCCGGTGTCGCGCAGTGTGGGACTGGTGGCCCTCGCCATGTTCTTCCTCCTGCTGGCGGTGCTTCCCGCACTGCGTAGCCTGACGGTATCCAGCAGCGTTGCCTTGTTTGATGCCTCCTACCGTTCCGGCGCACTCGTCTTCGGCGGCGGCCACGTCGTGCTCCCCTTTCTGCGTGAAGCGTTCGTCGCGCCGGGCTGGTTGACCGACGACGCCTTTCTTGCTGGCTATGGCGCCGCCCAGGCGGTGCCGGGCCCGCTATTCACCTTTGCTGCCTATCTCGGCGCGGTGGTCTCTCCGGAGCCGCACGGACTTGCCGGTGCATCACTCGGCCTCATCGGTATCTTCCTGCCGGGAATGCTAATCCTCCTTGGCGCGTTGCCGTTCTGGGACTCGTTCCGTAAGCGCGTCGGCGCCCAGGCCATGATGCGAGGCGTCAACGCCGCGGTGGTCGGCGTGCTGGGCGCGGCCCTCTACAATCCGGTGTGGACCACGACGATCCACGCACCGGCCGACTTCGGCATCGCGCTGGTTGGTTTCGTTCCGCTGACCGTCTGGCGGGTGCCACCGCTCGTCGTCGTGGCTTTCAGCGCCGCCGCTGGCGCGGCAGCAGCGTTCCTCTGA
- a CDS encoding IS110 family transposase: MSQTPNTAIAVIGIDIGKNSFHVVGHDARGAIVLRQKWSRGQVEARLTNIPPCLIGMEACVGAHHLSRNLASLGHDARLMPAKYVRPYSKGQKNDFNDAEAIAEAVQRPTMKFVATKTAEQLDLQALHRVRERLVSQRTGLINQIRAFMLERGIAVRQGIGFLRTELPTILATRTDALSPRMLRVIEELAGDWRRLDQRIDGLSGEIEALARQDQACSRLMTVPGIGPIISSAMVAAIGTGDVFSKGRDFGAWLGLVPKQISTGDRTILGQISRRGNRYLRVLFVQAAWVVLVRIKNWERYGLKSWIEAAKRRLHHNVLAIALANKLARIAWAVLAKGRAFELTRTDDAGVRPA; encoded by the coding sequence ATGTCTCAGACACCCAATACCGCGATCGCCGTGATCGGCATCGATATCGGCAAGAACTCGTTCCACGTCGTGGGCCACGATGCGCGCGGCGCCATCGTGCTGCGGCAAAAGTGGTCGCGTGGCCAAGTGGAAGCGCGGCTCACCAATATACCGCCTTGCCTGATCGGCATGGAAGCCTGCGTCGGCGCACATCACCTGAGCCGCAACCTCGCATCGCTTGGTCACGATGCCAGGTTGATGCCGGCCAAATATGTCCGCCCCTATAGCAAGGGACAGAAGAACGACTTCAATGATGCCGAAGCGATTGCCGAAGCCGTGCAGCGCCCGACGATGAAGTTCGTGGCGACCAAGACCGCGGAACAACTGGATCTGCAGGCGCTGCATCGGGTGCGCGAGCGGCTGGTGTCGCAACGCACCGGCCTCATCAACCAGATTCGCGCCTTCATGCTGGAACGCGGAATCGCCGTGCGCCAGGGTATCGGCTTCCTGCGCACGGAACTGCCCACCATCCTTGCGACGCGCACTGATGCCCTGTCGCCACGCATGTTGCGTGTCATCGAGGAGTTGGCAGGCGACTGGCGTCGGCTGGATCAGCGCATCGATGGCCTATCCGGCGAGATCGAAGCACTGGCCCGTCAAGATCAGGCATGTTCGCGCCTGATGACGGTGCCTGGCATCGGACCGATCATTTCGAGCGCCATGGTGGCCGCGATCGGCACTGGAGACGTATTCTCCAAAGGCCGCGACTTCGGCGCCTGGCTCGGACTGGTGCCCAAGCAGATTTCGACGGGAGACCGCACGATCCTCGGCCAAATCTCGAGGCGCGGCAATCGCTACCTGCGCGTTCTATTTGTGCAGGCGGCATGGGTTGTGCTGGTCAGGATAAAGAACTGGGAACGTTACGGGCTCAAATCCTGGATCGAAGCTGCCAAGAGGCGGTTGCACCACAACGTGCTGGCGATCGCGCTCGCCAACAAGCTTGCCCGCATCGCCTGGGCGGTGCTGGCTAAAGGACGCGCCTTCGAGTTGACGAGGACCGACGATGCAGGCGTCCGACCCGCTTGA